In one window of Brassica rapa cultivar Chiifu-401-42 chromosome A07, CAAS_Brap_v3.01, whole genome shotgun sequence DNA:
- the LOC103830759 gene encoding protein-lysine methyltransferase METTL21D, whose product MGEEEASKGEDTVEEIRRMSGYGGDVIAVGGFPTSDSESDSDLAAAEIMIIWAIQGPTSFAPNTLVSQSSLELRLDACGHSLSILQSPCSLNTPGVTGSVMWDSGVVLGKFLEHSVDSKDLSLEGKKIVELGSGCGLVGCVAALLGGNVVLTDLPDRLRLLKKNIDTNLQRGNTRGSAVVQELVWGDDPDPDLIEPFPDYVLCSDVIYSEEAVHHLIQTLVQLCGNQTTIFLSGELRNDAVLEYFLESALKDFAIGRVEQTQWHPDYRSRRVVLYVLEKKSKRCLADASSLNQSC is encoded by the exons ATGGGCGAGGAGGAAGCAAGTAAAGGAGAAGATACGGTGGAGGAGATACGACGTATGAGTGGTTACGGTGGAGATGTGATAGCCGTCGGTGGGTTTCCGACTTCAGACTCGGAATCTGATTCGGATTTGGCGGCGGCGGAGATAATGATCATATGGGCAATTCAAGGCCCAACTTCGTTTGCTCCCAACACCTTAGTTTCGCAGTCTTCTCTTGAGCTGCGTCTCGACGCTTGTGGCCACTCACTCTCTATTCTCCAGTCTCCTTGTTCACTG AACACGCCTGGAGTAACGGGGTCAGTGATGTGGGACAGTGGAGTGGTGCTAGGGAAGTTTTTGGAGCATTCTGTTGATTCTAAGGATCTTTCTCTTGAAGGCAAGAAAATCGTTGAGCTGGGTTCTGGTTGTGGCTTAGTTGG TTGTGTCGCAGCGCTTTTGGGAGGCAATGTTGTCCTCACTGATCTCCCGGATAGACTGAGGCTACTCAAGAAGAACATCGACACCAATCTGCAACGTGGGAATACGAGGGGATCTGCTGTTGTGCAGGAACTTGTTTGGGGAGATGATCCTGATCCAGATTTGATTGAACCATTCCCTGATTACG TATTATGCTCAGATGTCATCTACAGCGAAGAAGCTGTTCACCATTTGATCCAAACGCTCGTGCAACTTTGCGGCAATCAAACTACAATCTTCCTGTCAGGAGAACTACGGAATG ATGCTGTTCTTGAGTATTTCTTGGAATCTGCGCTGAAAGATTTTGCGATAGGGCGTGTGGAACAAACACAATGGCATCCGGATTATCGCAGCCGTAGAGTAGTGCTTTATGTTCTTGAGAAGAAGTCGAAGAGATGCCTCGCTGATGCTTCTTCACTTAATCAATCTTGTTAG